Proteins co-encoded in one Solea senegalensis isolate Sse05_10M linkage group LG8, IFAPA_SoseM_1, whole genome shotgun sequence genomic window:
- the LOC122773602 gene encoding extracellular calcium-sensing receptor-like, with protein MRTFLDTRLLSLMLFSCFNPDVSSSLYSSSCQLQKQFDLNGMNKPGDVILGGIFQLHFFPAYPDLSFTSEPQQPTCYSFSVVGFRLAQTMTFAIDEINRNSNLLPNVTLGYSLYDNCVQLGISFRAALTLVSGQEEQVTLEENCVGTPPVLGIVGDSSSTRSIAISTVLSSYRVPLVSYFATCSCLSDRQKFPSFFRTIPSDAFQVNAMIQILKHFGWTWAGLIISDNDYGVHAARSFHSDLGPAGGGCLAYTEILPRIYNPVELKRIVDVMRTSTARVVIVFSHESYMINLMKEVVRQNVTGLQWMASEGWTSADVLQTPHLMPYLGGTLGIAIRRGEIPGLRDFMLQIRPDLHHNKTHGNSMVNLFWEHTFQCRFAPPPAGWVESGGELCTGQEIIENVETNFLDVSNLRPEYNVYKAVYALAYALDDMLQCEPRRGPFSNNTCAHLQRLEPWQLMHYLEKVNFTTTFGDRVSFDENGDALPVYDIMNWVWLPDGTTKVQRVGEVKRSAFKGEELTLDEDKIFWNFESKQPPRSVCSESCPPGTRMARKKGEPVCCFDCVPCSEGKISNTTDSMECASCPEDFWSSPQRDHCIPKKTDFLSYHEPLGICLTTTSLLGTCICVVVLGIFIYHHSTPIVRANNSELSFLLLVSLKLCFLCSLLFIGRPRLWTCQLRHAAFGVSFVLCVSCILVKTMVVLAVFRASKPGGESSLKWFGAVQQRGTVLVLTSVQAAICTVWLVSASPVPHKNTQYHSDKIVYECAVGSTVGFAVLLGYIGLLAVLSCLLAFLARNLPDSFNEAKLITFSMLIFCAVWVAFVPAYISSPGKYADAVEVFAILASSFGLLTALFGPKCYIILLRPERNTKKAIMGRGSDT; from the exons ATGAGAACATTTTTAGACACCAGACTCCTCTCATTAATGTTGTTCTCCTGCTTTAACCCTgatgtgtcctcctctctttattcttcctcttgtcagttacagaAACAGTTTGATCTAAATGGGATGAACAAacctggagatgtgattcttgGTGGAATTTTCCAACTTCACTTCTTCCCAGCTTATCCTGACCtttcttttacctcagagccacaacagCCTACCTGCTATAG CTTTAGTGTTGTAGGATTCAGGCTGGCTCAGACCATgacctttgctattgatgagatcaacagaaactccaacctgctgcctaatgtgactctgggatacagtctgtatgataactgtgtCCAACTAGGAATTTcatttcgtgcagcactgaccttagtcagtggtcaagaagagcaagttacattagaggagaactgtgtaggaactcctccagtcctagggattgtgggagaTTCTTCTTCTACACGTTctattgccatatccacagtcttaAGTTCatacagagtgcctctg gtgagttattttgccacatgttcctgcttGAGTGATCgacaaaagtttccatctttctttaggacaatcccaagtgatgcttttcag gtgaatgctatgattcagattctaaaacactttggttggacctGGGCAGGTCTGATCATCAGTGAtaatgattatggagtccacgctgcccgatcctttcactctgatctgggtccagctggtggaggttgtctggcttacacagagattttgccccgCATTTACAACCCTGTTGAACTAaagagaatagtggatgtgatgaggacaTCTACAGCTcgggtggtgattgtgttttcaCATGAGAGTTACATgattaacctcatgaaagag gtggtgaggcagaatgtgacaggcctgcagtggatggccAGTGAAGGCTGGACATCGGCtgatgtgctccagactcctcacctcatgccgtacctgggtggaacacttgGCATtgccatccgtcgaggagaaataccaggtcTCAGGGACTTtatgttacaaatacgtcctgatttacatcacaacaaaacCCATGGAAATAGCATG gtgAATctgttttgggaacacacatttcagtgtagatttgcaccacctccagcaggttgggtggaatctggaggagaattatgcactggacaggaaatTATAGAGAATGTAGAGACTAATTTTCtggatgtttcaaacctcagaccagagtataatgtgtataaggctgtgtacgctctggcgtatgctcttgatgacatgctgcagtgtgagccaaggagaggacctttcagcaacaacacctgtgctcatttacaaagactggagccatggcag CTTAtgcattacttggaaaaagtcaatttcacaacaacatttggtgatcgagtgtcatttgatgaaaatggtgatgccttacctgtatatgacatcatgaactgggtgtggctccctgatggaacaactaaagttcagagagtagGTGaagttaagaggtcagccttcaaaggggaagaactcacactggatgaagacaaaatcttctggaactttgaatccaagcAG cctcctcggtcagtgtgcagtgagagttgtcctccaggtacccgcatggccagaaagaagggggaaccagtgtgttgttttgactgtgtcccttgttctgagggaaagatcagcaatacaactg actccatggagtgcgccagttgtccagaagatttctggtccagcccccagcgtgaccactgtattcctaaaaaaacagacttcctctcctaccatgagcctctgggtatctgcttgacaaccacctcactgttgggcacatgtatctgtgttgttgttctgggcatcttcatctatcatcacagcacacctatagttcgtgccaacaattcagaactcagttttcttctcttggtgtcgctcaaattgtgtttcctctgctcattgctcttcattggacgacccagattatggacttgccaactaagacatgcagcatttggcgtcagctttgtgctttgtgtctcatgtatcctggtgaaaaccatggtggttcttgctgtgttcagggcctccaaaccaggaggtgagtccagtctcaagtggtttggtgctgtgcagcagagagggacagttctggttctgacttctgttcaagcagcaatctgcactgtctggcttgtctctgcttcaccggtgcctcataaaaacacccagtatcacagtgacaagatagtttatgagtgtgcagttggatccacagttggttttgcggttttacttggttatattggtttactggctgtactcagttgtttgttagcttttctagcaaggaatcttccagacagtttcaatgaggccaaactcatcactttcagcatgttgatcttctgtgcagtgtgggtggcctttgtccctgcttacatcagctcaccaggcaaatatgcagatgcagtggaggtatttgccatcctggcttccagttttggcctcttgacggcactgtttggacccaaatgttacataatcctgttgagaccggagagaaacacaaagaaagccattaTGGGTCGAGGCAGTGACACTTAA
- the LOC122773829 gene encoding LOW QUALITY PROTEIN: extracellular calcium-sensing receptor-like (The sequence of the model RefSeq protein was modified relative to this genomic sequence to represent the inferred CDS: inserted 2 bases in 1 codon): protein MKGFLDTNLLSVMLFSCFNSAVFSSLYSSTCQLQKQFDLNGMNKPGDVILGGLFKLHFFPAYPDLSFTSEPQLPPCYGFNIIGFSASQTMAFAIDEINRNSNLLPNVTLGYSLYDNCNQLGIAFRAALTLVSGQEEQVTLDENCVGTPPVLGIVGDSSSTRTIAISTILSSYRVPLVSYFATCSCLSDRQKFPSFFRTIPSDAFQVNAMIQILKHFGWTWAGLIISDNDYGFHAARSFHTDLGPAGGGCLAYTESLPQAYDPAELRRIVDVMRKSTVRVVIVFAHESHMLNLMKEVVRQNVTGLQWIASEAWTSGTSLQTPHLMPYLGGTLGITIRRGEIPGLRDFLLQIRPELHHNNTHGNSMVNQFWEHTFQCRFAPPPAGWVEAGGELCTGQEVIENVETTFLDVSNLRLEYNVYKAVYALAYALDDMLQCEPGRGPFSNNTCAHLQRLEPWQLMHYLEKVNFTTTFGDRVSFDENGDALPVYDIMNWVWLPDGTTKVQRVGEVXRAFKGEELTLDEDTIFWNFEFKQPPRSVCSESCPPGTRMARKKGEPECCFDCVPCSEGKISNSTDSMECTSCPEDFWSSPQHDHCVPKKTEFLSYHEPLGICLTTISLLGTYICVVVLGIFIHHHSTPIVRANNSELSFLLLVSLKFCFLCSLLFIGRPRLWTCQLRHAAFGVSFVLCVSCILVKTMVVLAVFRASKPGGESSLKWFGAVQQRGTVLVLTSVQAAICTVWLVSASPVPHKNTQYHSGKIVYECAVGSTVGFAVLLGYIGLLAVLSCLLAFLARNLPDSFNEAKLITFSMLIFCAVWVAFVPAYISSPGKYADAVEVFAILASSFGLLVALFGPKCYIIMFRPERNTKKAIMGRGTDT, encoded by the exons ATGAAGGGATTTTTAGACACCAATCTCCTCTCGGTAATGTTGTTCTCCTGCTTTAACTCTGCTGtgttctcctctctttattcttcCACATGTCAGTTACAGAAACAGTTTGATCTAAATGGGATGAACAAacctggagatgtgattcttgGTGGACTTTTCAAACTTCACTTCTTCCCAGCTTatcctgacctgtcttttacctcagagccacaacTGCCTCCCTGCTATGG ttttaataTTATAGGATTCAGTGCatctcagaccatggcctttgctattgatgagatcaacagaaactccaacctgctgcctaatgtgactctcggatacagtctgtatgataactgcaaCCAACTAGGAATTGcatttcgtgcagcactgaccttagtcagtggtcaagaagagcaagttacattagatgagaactgtgtaggaactcctccagtcctagggattgtgggtgattcttCTTCTACACGTACTATTGCAATATCCACAATCTTAAGTTCatacagagtgcctctg gtgagttattttgccacatgttcctgtcTGAGTGATCgacaaaagtttccatctttctttaggacgatcccgagtgatgcttttcag gtgaatgctatgattcagattctaaaacactttggttggacttgggcaggtctgatcatcagtgataatgattatggattccacgctgcccgatcctttcacactgatctgggtccagctggtggaggttgtctggcttacactgAGAGTTTGCCCCAGGCCTATGACCCTGCTGAACtcaggagaatagtggatgttaTGAGGAAATCTACTgttcgagtggtgattgtgtttgcacatgagaGTCACATGCTaaacctcatgaaagag gtggtgaggcagaatgtgacaggcctgcagtggattgccagtgaagcctggacatcAGGTACATCactccagactcctcacctcatgccgtacctgggtggaacactgggcatcaccatccgtcgaggagaaataccaggactcagggacttcctgttacaaatacgtcctgaactacatcacaacaacacccATGGAAATAGCAtg gtgaatcagttttgggaacacacatttcagtgtagatttgcaccacctccagcaggttgggtggaagctggaggagaattatgcactggacaggaagttatagagaatgtagAGACTACTTTCCTGGATGTTTCAAACCTTAGGctagagtataatgtgtataaggctgtgtacgctctggcgtatgctcttgatgacatgctgcagtgtgagccagggagaggacctttcagcaacaacacctgtgctcatttacaaagactggagccatggcag CTTAtgcattacttggaaaaagtcaacttcaccacaacatttggtgatcgagtgtcatttgatgaaaatggtgatgccttacctgtatatgacatcatgaactgggtgtggctccctgatggaacaactaaagttcagagagtgggtgaggt aagagccttcaaaggtgaagaactcacactggatgaagacacaatcttctggaactttgaatttAAACAG cctcctcggtcagtgtgcagtgagagttgtcctccaggtacccgcatggccagaaagaagggggaacctgagtgttgttttgactgtgtcccttgttctgagggaaagatcagcaattcaactg actccatggagtgcaccagttgtccagaagatttctggtccagcccccagcatgaccactgtgttcctaagaaaacagagttcctctcctaccatgaacctctgggtatctgcttgacaaccatcTCACTGTTGGGTACAtatatctgtgttgttgtgctgggcatcttcatccatcatcacagcacacctatagttcgtgccaacaattcagaactcagttttcttctcttggtgtcacttaagttctgtttcctctgctcattgctcttcattggacgacccagattatggacttgccaactaagacatgcagcatttggcgtcagctttgtgctttgtgtctcatgtatcctggtgaaaactaTGGTGGTTCttgctgtgttcagggcctccaaaccaggaggtgagtccagtctcaagtggtttggtgctgtgcagcagagagggacagttctggttctgacttctgttcaagcagcaatctgcactgtctggcttgtctctgcttcaccagtacctcataaaaacacccagtatcacagtggcaagatagtttatgagtgtgcagttggatccacagttggttttgctgttttacttggttatattggtttactggccgtcctcagttgtttgttagcttttctagcaaggaatcttccagacagtttcaatgaggccaaactcatcactttcagcatgttgatcttctgtgcagtgtgggtggcctttgtccctgcttacatcagctcaccaggcaaatatgcagatgcagtggaggtatttgccatcctagcttccagttttggcctcttggtggcgctgtttggacccaaatgttacataatcaTGTTCAGACCAGAGaggaacacaaagaaagccatcatgggtcgaggCACTGACACTTAA